A window from Aliamphritea hakodatensis encodes these proteins:
- a CDS encoding type II toxin-antitoxin system RelB/DinJ family antitoxin, translating into MDTRIQFRVDEETKRLAQQMAESQGRTLSDACRELTEQLAEQQRKVLTHDAWLTEQVNQAFEKLDSEQTTFIDNESAKNDMSARKARIRNRS; encoded by the coding sequence ATGGATACCAGAATCCAGTTTCGCGTTGACGAAGAAACGAAACGTCTCGCACAGCAAATGGCAGAAAGCCAGGGACGAACACTCAGCGATGCCTGCCGGGAGCTGACTGAGCAGCTCGCAGAACAACAACGCAAAGTACTGACACATGATGCATGGCTGACCGAACAGGTTAATCAGGCATTTGAAAAGCTCGACTCAGAGCAAACTACATTTATCGATAACGAATCAGCAAAAAACGATATGTCGGCGCGTAAAGCCAGAATCCGAAACCGGAGCTAA
- a CDS encoding type II toxin-antitoxin system RelE/ParE family toxin — MIQWSEESLNDREKIFEFLYAFNPAVAEKTDDIIQAKVENLTEQPKLGVKRNNIRGRLLIIPEISVLVSYYTDNAVIRIMRVLHQKQKFPSETN, encoded by the coding sequence ATGATTCAATGGAGTGAAGAATCATTAAACGACAGGGAAAAGATATTTGAATTTCTGTACGCATTTAATCCTGCTGTTGCAGAAAAAACAGATGATATTATTCAGGCAAAAGTTGAGAATCTGACTGAGCAGCCAAAGTTGGGAGTGAAAAGAAACAACATCCGCGGCAGACTGCTCATCATTCCTGAAATTTCAGTGCTCGTCTCTTACTACACTGATAATGCTGTCATCCGCATCATGCGCGTATTGCATCAGAAACAGAAATTCCCTTCAGAGACAAACTGA
- a CDS encoding Rieske 2Fe-2S domain-containing protein codes for MTTTTSTSRPCGTEDNQELIYQSHESSKSELHEQWYSDWIFAGHSSQIPANGDYITVQAGHYPVILVRNNDAEIVALNNSCRHRGSRVCQQDKGNAPNLVCPYHQWTYDLNGQLVFARNMMDEINIDEFPLKKFAVAEHDGFVFVHLTDESAVFAGVDDSFKKTLSDLSLSDTDQWSSAADYRQQVDAHWDEAESFINDAAECLYSGKSISIWQASDHIAIIRQIPLNLYQTEISIQCLVAADSVMGRDYHDQALMEQWGVTDYQSSIVVTADTDPDEQHQANMDFAEKYGLEAPVLRHNDMDYNDMFSEHRTWDSSAQELVCTMVVDETENVKTYTFKTDGNSWFKFKPGQFVTLSLPTEEGPVLRTYTISSTPSRPFSLSVTVKVQPDSTGTRWLFENVQPGDSLKAYGPAGEFSFFNQPSEKYLFISAGSGITPMMSMTRWMFDYGYDMDVNFISCVNTPQDILFREELENVAGRCPNFRLSWVCAEDTKYNAWTGLRGRFNKLILGLTAPDYMDRDVYCCGPAPFMKAVRDALDASGFDMSRYHEESFGAPDTSNQEDQFPDGAEIVHVNFGKSDKSREVSQRETLLDAAKAADIAIPSACGFGVCGTCKVKVVSGETHMVHSGGISQKEIDQGYVLACCTNPITNTEIAL; via the coding sequence ATGACAACAACAACTTCGACAAGCCGCCCCTGTGGAACTGAAGACAATCAGGAACTGATTTACCAGAGCCACGAAAGTTCTAAATCTGAACTGCATGAGCAGTGGTACAGTGACTGGATTTTTGCTGGCCATAGCAGCCAGATTCCTGCTAATGGTGACTACATTACGGTTCAGGCGGGTCACTATCCTGTGATTTTAGTCCGTAATAATGATGCTGAAATCGTCGCTTTGAATAACAGTTGCCGGCACCGTGGTTCACGGGTGTGCCAGCAGGACAAAGGTAATGCGCCAAATCTGGTGTGTCCTTATCATCAGTGGACGTACGATCTGAACGGTCAGCTGGTTTTTGCCCGTAACATGATGGATGAAATCAACATCGATGAGTTTCCGCTCAAGAAGTTTGCAGTAGCGGAACATGATGGTTTTGTCTTCGTACATCTGACGGATGAAAGTGCAGTATTTGCAGGGGTTGACGATTCTTTTAAGAAGACTTTGTCTGATTTATCGTTGTCGGATACCGATCAGTGGAGCTCTGCTGCGGATTATCGTCAGCAGGTTGATGCTCACTGGGATGAAGCCGAAAGTTTTATCAACGATGCAGCTGAGTGCCTGTATAGCGGCAAAAGTATCAGCATCTGGCAGGCTTCTGATCATATCGCCATTATTCGTCAGATTCCGTTAAACCTGTATCAGACTGAAATTTCGATCCAGTGTCTGGTAGCTGCAGATTCTGTTATGGGCCGTGACTATCATGACCAGGCCCTGATGGAACAGTGGGGCGTGACTGACTACCAGTCCAGCATTGTAGTGACTGCCGACACTGACCCTGATGAACAGCATCAGGCGAATATGGACTTTGCTGAAAAGTACGGTTTGGAAGCACCTGTTCTGCGTCATAACGACATGGACTACAACGACATGTTCTCTGAACACCGTACCTGGGACAGCAGTGCCCAGGAGCTGGTGTGCACCATGGTGGTGGATGAGACCGAGAACGTTAAGACCTATACCTTCAAAACAGATGGCAACAGCTGGTTTAAGTTCAAGCCAGGCCAGTTTGTGACCTTGTCACTGCCAACTGAAGAGGGTCCTGTTCTGCGTACGTATACGATTTCGTCAACACCTTCACGTCCGTTCTCTTTGTCTGTCACTGTAAAAGTGCAGCCAGATAGCACAGGTACACGCTGGTTGTTCGAAAACGTTCAGCCGGGCGACAGCCTGAAGGCTTACGGTCCGGCAGGTGAATTCAGCTTCTTTAATCAGCCGTCAGAGAAATATCTGTTTATTTCCGCCGGTTCAGGCATCACACCTATGATGTCCATGACCCGCTGGATGTTTGACTACGGTTACGACATGGACGTGAACTTCATCAGCTGTGTGAATACACCACAGGACATTCTGTTCCGTGAGGAGCTGGAGAATGTAGCAGGGCGTTGTCCGAACTTCCGTCTGAGCTGGGTGTGTGCTGAAGATACCAAGTACAATGCCTGGACAGGTTTACGTGGCCGCTTCAATAAGTTGATTCTGGGTCTGACAGCACCGGATTATATGGACCGTGATGTGTATTGCTGCGGACCTGCGCCCTTCATGAAAGCGGTGCGGGATGCGCTGGATGCATCCGGTTTTGACATGAGCCGTTACCACGAAGAAAGCTTTGGTGCGCCGGATACCTCAAATCAGGAAGATCAGTTCCCGGATGGTGCAGAAATCGTGCACGTTAACTTCGGTAAGTCTGATAAGAGCCGCGAAGTCAGCCAGCGTGAAACCCTTCTGGATGCAGCGAAAGCGGCGGACATCGCCATCCCGAGTGCCTGTGGCTTCGGTGTGTGCGGTACCTGTAAGGTGAAGGTTGTTTCCGGTGAAACCCATATGGTTCACAGTGGCGGTATCAGCCAGAAGGAAATCGATCAGGGCTATGTACTGGCGTGCTGTACTAACCCGATCACGAATACCGAAATCGCCCTGTAA
- a CDS encoding SRPBCC family protein, which translates to MQHVLTELANKPKNFSLAGKFYNDPALYQMDLENIWYKDWIFVGHDFELANTGDYMTLPLGEHNIVIINQGESLKAFYNRCPVSGYPLCNEESGNQLTLGDSGATIQYQLDGESLGEEEAQLQPVALNSVQSYLFVCLADAPEDFAAFSSVVEPYMAPHSMANVKIAAQSSIIEEGNWKLVFENNRECYHCLSNHPELIITYPEDPAVTGVSPTGEVPAMVSDHWERCEEAGLPSRFKISDKGDFRVARMPLLKDFTSYTMSGEDAVAKPLCDEALPNVGALVLFHYPNTWNHFLGDHVISFRMLPLGPQTTLVTTKWMVRADAEENVDYNPAELLEVWEATNAQDKHLVEENQRGINSPLYSSGPYSENQEDGVIQFIEWYSNTLQARLS; encoded by the coding sequence ATGCAACACGTACTTACCGAGCTTGCCAATAAGCCAAAGAACTTCAGTCTGGCTGGCAAATTTTACAATGACCCTGCGCTTTATCAGATGGATCTGGAAAATATCTGGTACAAAGACTGGATATTTGTCGGCCATGATTTTGAGTTAGCCAATACCGGCGATTACATGACCCTGCCTCTGGGCGAGCATAACATCGTCATCATCAATCAGGGTGAATCCCTGAAAGCCTTCTATAACCGTTGTCCGGTCAGCGGCTATCCGCTGTGTAACGAAGAGAGCGGTAACCAACTGACCCTGGGTGACAGCGGTGCGACAATTCAGTATCAGCTGGATGGCGAATCCCTGGGTGAGGAAGAAGCACAGCTGCAGCCGGTAGCGCTGAACAGTGTGCAGAGCTATCTGTTTGTTTGCCTGGCGGATGCGCCGGAAGATTTTGCGGCGTTCAGCAGTGTGGTCGAGCCGTATATGGCACCGCACAGCATGGCCAATGTGAAAATTGCTGCCCAGTCTTCCATCATTGAAGAAGGTAACTGGAAGCTGGTATTCGAGAATAACCGCGAATGTTATCACTGCCTGAGTAACCATCCGGAACTGATCATTACTTACCCGGAAGACCCGGCGGTCACCGGTGTCAGCCCGACGGGCGAAGTGCCTGCCATGGTGTCTGATCACTGGGAGCGCTGTGAAGAAGCCGGTTTGCCAAGCCGTTTTAAAATTTCCGATAAAGGCGACTTCCGGGTGGCCCGTATGCCACTGCTCAAAGACTTCACCAGCTACACCATGAGCGGCGAAGATGCGGTCGCCAAGCCGCTGTGCGATGAAGCGCTGCCAAATGTCGGTGCCCTGGTGTTGTTCCATTACCCGAATACCTGGAATCACTTTCTGGGTGATCACGTTATTTCTTTCCGTATGTTGCCACTGGGGCCGCAGACCACACTGGTGACCACTAAGTGGATGGTGCGGGCTGATGCTGAAGAAAATGTGGATTACAACCCGGCGGAGCTGCTGGAAGTATGGGAAGCCACCAATGCTCAGGATAAGCACCTGGTGGAAGAGAACCAGCGGGGCATTAATTCACCGCTGTATTCATCCGGCCCGTACTCGGAAAATCAGGAAGACGGTGTTATTCAGTTTATTGAATGGTACAGCAACACTTTGCAGGCACGCCTGAGCTGA
- a CDS encoding MATE family efflux transporter, giving the protein MPAFLWLWKMHQDQYSSDTVPPAAGEARAILNLAIPLAVAHIAMVGMEVIDTIVAGQYSAQDLAGLAMGGSIWLILVLFMVGVLGAVLPRMARFYGADDGANVTGEVQQGMILAVTLGLIMTALSWIIPGWLPGLGAGDTETRIAQGYISIIGLGFPAIGVFIVVMNLLESHGLTRFIALTSLLILPLNLLLDYVFVFGVGPFEGMGGVGCAVTSASLYALWTVALCVYAAKHPKLKGYRVYQRWPGVDKQRIKAILGLGLPIGLMLLAEEGYFNISALLIAPLGVSSMGAHQITIQVAALVLMVGLCIGQATAIRASHSIGREDTRGVHQQLKVGLAMVLVFSLVSGALIMIWHDRVPGLFVRDAAVIALSASMLVFAPLFFVFDALQVWCIQVLRGFQDTRMPMLIQLTSYWAIGFPLGYSLGLTDLWGEQYGVFGFWAGFMCGVLLSAMFQARRLYRMVRQQVWLPAH; this is encoded by the coding sequence ATGCCGGCTTTTTTGTGGTTATGGAAAATGCATCAGGATCAGTACTCATCAGACACAGTTCCCCCAGCGGCGGGTGAAGCCCGGGCCATTCTGAACCTGGCTATTCCGCTGGCGGTTGCACATATTGCGATGGTCGGTATGGAAGTCATCGATACCATTGTTGCCGGACAGTACAGTGCGCAGGATCTGGCGGGGCTGGCAATGGGCGGCAGTATCTGGCTGATACTGGTGCTGTTTATGGTGGGTGTTCTGGGGGCAGTACTGCCACGTATGGCGCGATTTTACGGTGCGGATGATGGCGCGAACGTCACCGGTGAAGTGCAACAGGGAATGATTCTGGCGGTAACGCTGGGGCTGATAATGACGGCGCTGAGCTGGATTATTCCCGGCTGGCTGCCCGGGCTGGGCGCGGGGGACACTGAAACCCGCATTGCGCAGGGCTATATCAGCATTATCGGTTTGGGCTTTCCGGCGATCGGCGTCTTTATTGTCGTTATGAATCTGCTGGAAAGTCACGGGCTGACCCGCTTCATTGCGCTGACCAGCCTGCTTATTTTACCGTTGAATCTGTTGCTGGATTATGTGTTTGTATTTGGCGTCGGGCCATTTGAAGGCATGGGCGGGGTTGGCTGTGCGGTCACCTCGGCTTCGCTGTACGCTTTATGGACTGTTGCGCTGTGCGTGTACGCGGCGAAACATCCGAAGCTGAAAGGTTACCGTGTTTACCAGCGCTGGCCGGGGGTCGACAAACAGCGGATTAAAGCGATTCTGGGCCTTGGCCTGCCCATCGGTCTGATGCTGCTGGCGGAAGAAGGCTATTTTAATATTTCTGCGTTACTGATCGCGCCTTTAGGTGTCAGTTCAATGGGGGCGCACCAGATTACCATCCAGGTGGCGGCGCTGGTGCTGATGGTCGGGCTGTGTATCGGCCAGGCAACCGCCATTCGCGCTTCGCACAGTATCGGCCGGGAGGATACCCGCGGTGTACACCAGCAACTGAAAGTGGGGCTGGCTATGGTGCTGGTATTCAGTCTGGTGTCTGGCGCGCTGATCATGATCTGGCATGACAGGGTACCCGGGTTGTTCGTCCGGGATGCGGCGGTAATCGCACTGTCAGCGAGCATGCTGGTATTCGCACCGCTGTTCTTTGTATTCGATGCGCTGCAGGTGTGGTGTATCCAGGTGCTCAGAGGGTTTCAGGATACCCGTATGCCGATGCTGATCCAGCTAACATCTTACTGGGCAATCGGGTTTCCACTGGGTTACAGCCTTGGGCTCACTGATCTGTGGGGTGAGCAGTATGGTGTATTTGGCTTCTGGGCCGGCTTTATGTGTGGGGTGTTGCTCAGTGCAATGTTCCAGGCGCGACGTCTCTACCGGATGGTGCGACAGCAAGTCTGGCTGCCGGCCCACTGA
- a CDS encoding sensor histidine kinase, which translates to MEDYIKEIIEDASSTYGADFLQKITLKLNKVLKADYTYIAEADDAYEKADLVVWVARGELSDTFSYPLKDTPCSDVMCEKVACFPRGVASAFPEDEFLADLKIEGYIGTAIRDSKGRVMGLIAALYERDISDEQALISGLFQVFSGRIAAELERARFETSLEDLNETLEAQVHSRTRELTTTLANLQAAQQQLVESEKMAALGRLVTGVAHEVNTPLGIAITAHSFMEKQFGDFRRQVEAQQLTIEDMDKYCDSTRESLRLQAFNLNHAKDLIDSFKRTAADQHVLEEETINLREYYADVISTLSAMLNTKRIRLQLDIPTDLTVRTLPGVHAQVLSNLIENSARHGFDATDADNRILITGFSREDGSVQIDYSDNGKGLNAESREKIFEPFYTTARSEGGTGLGMSIVYNLIVQSLKGQIELLPGDSGVSFCYRFSSFQG; encoded by the coding sequence ATGGAAGATTATATTAAAGAGATTATTGAAGATGCTTCCAGTACTTACGGTGCTGACTTCCTTCAGAAAATAACCCTTAAACTGAATAAGGTTCTCAAGGCTGACTATACCTATATTGCTGAGGCGGATGATGCATATGAAAAAGCTGATCTGGTGGTGTGGGTGGCCAGAGGTGAGCTCAGTGATACCTTCAGTTATCCGCTGAAAGATACTCCCTGTTCCGATGTAATGTGTGAAAAGGTGGCCTGCTTTCCCCGGGGTGTTGCCAGCGCATTTCCTGAAGATGAATTCCTGGCCGACCTGAAAATTGAAGGGTATATCGGCACCGCGATCCGGGATTCAAAAGGCCGGGTTATGGGACTGATTGCCGCACTGTACGAACGGGATATCAGTGATGAACAGGCGCTGATTTCAGGACTGTTTCAGGTATTTTCCGGCCGGATAGCGGCTGAGCTCGAACGGGCAAGATTTGAAACGTCGCTGGAAGACCTTAACGAAACCCTGGAAGCCCAGGTTCACAGCCGGACCCGCGAACTGACTACCACGCTGGCCAATTTACAGGCCGCCCAGCAACAACTGGTCGAATCGGAAAAAATGGCCGCCCTTGGCCGGCTGGTCACAGGCGTTGCCCATGAGGTGAATACTCCGCTGGGGATTGCCATTACGGCGCACAGTTTCATGGAAAAGCAGTTCGGGGATTTTCGCCGGCAGGTTGAGGCCCAGCAACTGACCATCGAAGATATGGATAAATACTGTGATTCAACCCGGGAATCGCTGCGTTTGCAGGCGTTTAACCTTAATCATGCGAAAGACCTGATAGACAGCTTTAAGCGCACGGCGGCAGATCAGCATGTGCTGGAAGAAGAAACCATTAATCTGCGGGAATACTATGCGGATGTTATCTCAACGTTGTCTGCCATGCTGAATACAAAACGTATCCGGCTGCAGCTTGATATTCCGACTGATTTAACCGTACGTACATTGCCGGGGGTACATGCACAGGTGCTCAGCAATCTGATTGAGAACAGTGCCCGGCATGGCTTTGATGCAACTGATGCAGACAACCGGATTTTGATTACCGGATTCAGTCGTGAGGATGGTTCAGTGCAGATTGATTACTCAGATAACGGTAAAGGTCTGAATGCTGAAAGCCGGGAAAAAATCTTTGAGCCTTTTTACACCACCGCCCGCAGTGAAGGTGGCACGGGGCTGGGTATGTCTATTGTATATAATCTGATCGTCCAGTCACTGAAAGGGCAGATTGAGTTATTGCCGGGAGATAGCGGTGTCAGTTTTTGTTATCGATTCAGTTCATTCCAGGGCTGA